The Brachyspira hampsonii genomic interval AATTATAAGAAATATAAAGTTCTTCATACCAGAAGAGAATATTATACCAAACGAAGATGATTGGACTCAGACTCTTGAAACTTCTATTAATGCCAAAGTGGATATAGTGCCTTTTTTAGAAAGTGCTCAGGGACAAATGGCTTATCAATTAAAACTAAGAAGCGAATATGCACTCTCTATAATGAAAAATAATGCATTGCCGGACTTATCAATAGTAGGAAGCGTATCATTATCAAGTTTGGACGACAGCGGGTATTTTAAATCTTTTTCTACTATGACAAATGTTGATTATTTTGTAGGTCTTATGTTTTCTTATCCTATAGGCGGACGAGATGCCAAAGCTAAAATGGAAGATGCTTATGCTGCTTTGAATGCTGTTACTGCTGACTTTGACAGAGTGAATAGGGATTTTGATGTGCAGATAGGTACTTATTATGATGAGTTTGAAGCGTATAAAAAAATGCTTGAAAACAAAAAATTAGAAGTTAATGCTATAGTATCAAGAATAAATACTCAAAATGCCAAATTCAGACAGGGGCGTTTACCTATAGATGAGATAATAAATGCTAGGCTTGATTTAGCACAGGCAAGAGCAGAGCTTTTAAATCTTGAATATATGATAATAAGTACTGTAATGGACTATAATTCTCTGGTGCTTCTTAGTAATTAGCGAATTATTAGTTTTATTAAAAAAAACAATAATAAATTAATTTTGTGTTGGAAAAATAATATATGAATAAAATTATAGAACTATTTGCAAAAAACAGATTATTAGTTAATGTAATCATTTTAATAACTTTAGCAGTTGGAATATACTCTTATCTTAATATAAAAAAAGAGGCATTTCCATCTACAAACTTTGATGTTATGATAGTGCAGGTTATATACCCTGGAGCTTCTCCAGAAGATGTTGAACAATATGCTATGATACCAATAGAAGATGAGCTTCAGACTATAGCTGGTATTGATGAGTTTTATTCTATAATAATAGAAAATGCAGGAATACTTACTATAAGAATAGATATGAATTTAAAAGATTCAAGACCTGTAAAAGATGAAATATTTAGAAGACTTCAGAATGCTCCTAATGTATCAAAAGATGTTTCAGAAATCAAAATTTTTGAAGCCAATGCAAACAGAATGCCTATATACAATTTGGGTATAAGATTTAAAGAAGGACAGGAAGGAAGCGAACAAGAACTTTATGATATATCAAAAAGGTTCGAAAAAGAATTAAAATATGTAGACGGAGTTGCAAATATAGAAGTATACGGAAGAACAGACCCAGAAATACAAATACTAGCTGATCCTTATAAATTAAGAGAATACTATACTTCATTAACCGAAATCATACAGGCATTATCTTTAAGAAATATACGCTCTACAAGCGGAAGTATGAAGCCTTCGGAAAGTGATAACTTAGAAGATAAAAATAAACTTCTTGTTACTACAGGGCAATTTCAAGACCCTTTATCTATTACAAATGTTATAGTGCGTTCTATATTTAACGGACAGCCTGTAAGAATTGGAGATATTGCAAGAGTTGAAGAATTATTCGTCGATAAAAGTGTGTATATGAGAGTTAATAGTAAGCATGGATACTCTATAAATATAATAAAAAAAGAAGATGCTGATATATTAAAAACTATTGATAATGTTAATCAATATTTTGAAAAAAATAAATCTACCATTCCAAGCAATATAGAAATAGTTCCTATGGCTGATAACTCAAGAACTATTACAGACTTGCTTAATGCAGTTTCTTCAAATATTATAACAGGTTTTATCATCATATTTATAATACTTATAATATTTCTGGATTTTAAGAGTGCAGTATTCACTTCGCTTGGAATGCTTATAGTTATATCAGTTTCACTTATTTATATGACATATTCTGGAATTACTTTCAATATAATATCTCTCGGAGGAATCATAACCGTACTTGGTATGATAGTGGACAATTCTATAGTAGTGTCAGAAAATATTTTTAACTATCATCAAAGAGGTATAAGAGGTCTTGAAGCTACAAAAAATGCTGTAGGAGAAGTATTTATGCCTATGCTTGTTTCTACTCTCACAACAGTTGCATCATTTGCTCCTATAATATTTGTTACAGGTACTATGGGAAGATTAATTAATCAGTATCCTAGAGTTGTTATTGTGGCATTAGTAGTGAGTATTTTTCAGGCTGTTTTGCTTCTTCCAAATAACTTAATCACTAAAGAAGAACTAACAGGCGAACATAAAAGAAAAAGATTTAATTTTAAAAATCCGCTTGATTTTGATAAAGATAAATTATTTGATAAATTAAAAATTCCTTTTGTTAAGTTTTTAAGATTTACATTAAAGTTTAGGTATATTGTTCTTATATTTTTTATAGTTACATTGTTCATTACTCTTTTAATAGCAAAAGTAATATTTTCTAAGTTTACTTTAATTTATGATACAAGTGCTGATGTTATAGTAGTTAATATCGATACAGGTGTTGGAAGTTCTATATACAAAACAGAAAAATATCTTCAGCAAGTAGAAAATATTATATATGAAACAATAAATACCAATGATATAGTAGCAGTATACAGTTTACTTGGAAAGCAATTAGATAAAAATACTGTAGAAGTATCGGAAGAGATGGATAATCTTGCCGGTATTATGATATATTTAGTACCTGCTAATAACAGAGAAAAGATAGCTTATGATATAGCAGATGATTTAAATGCGGCTATAGAAAAAAGCACAATAAAAGATGAATTATCATTAATCACAGTAAATACTAAACTTCCTATAAATCCCGGAAAAGCAGTTGATATAAAGATAATAGGAAATGACACTGCTATGGTTAAAGAAGTAAAAGATAAAATGAAAGAGCATCTTTTAAGTTTAAATGGAGTGGTTAATTACGATGATGATGATAAAATAGGACAGGAAGAATTGAGAGTAATATTTGATTATGACAGAATGTCAGAACTTGGAGTTAATGTAGCTTATGCAGCAAGAGAATTAAGAGCGGCTTATGCTGGAATAGTAGCCACTTCAATTCAGCAGTTTGAAAATAAATTAGACTTCAGAGTAAGATTAGATAAAAAATATACTTATGACACTAATGTACTTAATAATCTTTATATACCGAATACATATAACAGACTCATACAATTAAAAGATATAGCACATATATATATCACAAACAATCAGTCAAGCATAAGACACTATAACG includes:
- a CDS encoding efflux RND transporter permease subunit, whose translation is MNKIIELFAKNRLLVNVIILITLAVGIYSYLNIKKEAFPSTNFDVMIVQVIYPGASPEDVEQYAMIPIEDELQTIAGIDEFYSIIIENAGILTIRIDMNLKDSRPVKDEIFRRLQNAPNVSKDVSEIKIFEANANRMPIYNLGIRFKEGQEGSEQELYDISKRFEKELKYVDGVANIEVYGRTDPEIQILADPYKLREYYTSLTEIIQALSLRNIRSTSGSMKPSESDNLEDKNKLLVTTGQFQDPLSITNVIVRSIFNGQPVRIGDIARVEELFVDKSVYMRVNSKHGYSINIIKKEDADILKTIDNVNQYFEKNKSTIPSNIEIVPMADNSRTITDLLNAVSSNIITGFIIIFIILIIFLDFKSAVFTSLGMLIVISVSLIYMTYSGITFNIISLGGIITVLGMIVDNSIVVSENIFNYHQRGIRGLEATKNAVGEVFMPMLVSTLTTVASFAPIIFVTGTMGRLINQYPRVVIVALVVSIFQAVLLLPNNLITKEELTGEHKRKRFNFKNPLDFDKDKLFDKLKIPFVKFLRFTLKFRYIVLIFFIVTLFITLLIAKVIFSKFTLIYDTSADVIVVNIDTGVGSSIYKTEKYLQQVENIIYETINTNDIVAVYSLLGKQLDKNTVEVSEEMDNLAGIMIYLVPANNREKIAYDIADDLNAAIEKSTIKDELSLITVNTKLPINPGKAVDIKIIGNDTAMVKEVKDKMKEHLLSLNGVVNYDDDDKIGQEELRVIFDYDRMSELGVNVAYAARELRAAYAGIVATSIQQFENKLDFRVRLDKKYTYDTNVLNNLYIPNTYNRLIQLKDIAHIYITNNQSSIRHYNGKKSITMTADLEQGKNTAIQVTYAMQDYFNSISKDYPNISVEFAGEVKETRGSIIGIAWGYLIAIIAIYVILLLQFNKFVQPFMILGIIPFGIIGVILGFAAHRMPMSFVGAVGIVGLAGIVVNNGIIMVDLINRILEGGNIHNKQDVLNAVVEGAGDRFRAIFLTTVTTIFGLLPTVYGIGGSADLIVPMVMAMAYGLLFSALLTLILLPCLFMISADLKLIKINYKDN